A single window of Xylocopilactobacillus apicola DNA harbors:
- a CDS encoding BspA family leucine-rich repeat surface protein, which produces MKVFRKLGNILLVLSGIMALIFALNFKQDSKAAEFPENVSMKGLQSNLEFGNRVFEQIEQNHLQSRSKIQPQELSTIITPGNFRLKAESQFVSNQSSVKLNWDALPNVKEGYVVQRTTDGYSWTVPPTTYGQRVEVLNVYPGTSNFLKRWMDQLDPNSGQPVSMGLINVTPVSISDFNRNPNSYLKDSLGNYKYHSVYFGSEDSGGQDLNYSSYQAVAAYAETGRSLIFGHDTIARSLHPYMKQFASKLGFVIWDALPSGMTVSGRNLVGSTQIQITKDGFLTQYPYRLDPNATYNIKMAHTTGQFFVNNSGATRWMSFKNPSYNGTIVNSLRNNYGQVIGDNNHYLVTKDNYAMIQTGHTTGACTPDEAKVIANMIYYIGALNTNNSGEDHTVLDQAAPNLPQINLTNQNSNQLGFGVSTTDNATFYQYRVKANTSAGVSYSDTVRVPLSTGIKGYVYSLDSNPNGTPSVVKNSSGEVTNINLNPTSSSNPLATLLVNRNGLASNYLHVVAVDGANNVSATKTVKLTDYYQWWEYNSGTLTIYPHQLNSNVDATIIGSGTATIVKWPWDQYLSQINNVKINPGVTATGSLFQLFARMTALTSIQGLAGLDTSSVIDMRGMFQDCSSLTTLDLSGFNTANVINFYRFLRGCTNLTNVKFGPNFLTSNVVDFGGMFEFCGSLTSLDVSKFDTSNATQFEAMFSGCSKLTKLEVDRFNTSKATNMDWMFLNCHNLTTLNITNFRTPMLTSMQSTFSECRRLTTLDLSNLNVSKVNDFSYLFENSYSLTELDLSNFNIKTTADTTKMFNKTNSLWKLKLGANTKLGTLTFLGNPTQGTVINDIFNPTPVYYATGNTWREVATGSPHLPNGAIKTAAQIAGESQTRSDDRIYVWDQNGIQTLEFTPGSIDLGTYAGHLKNKEYVSASQNLKITDNRNDRSGKQWRVEAAVTKPFKHTTDPTKVISGDPLYHHDVNSNMKINLSATARTLYNGTATSGYQEIKNFPFLIRFKANPSDIPAAGTYKATVTYTLVNPLP; this is translated from the coding sequence ATGAAAGTATTTAGGAAACTGGGCAATATTTTGTTAGTTCTTAGCGGAATCATGGCTTTAATATTTGCGTTAAACTTTAAACAGGACAGTAAAGCGGCAGAGTTTCCTGAAAATGTTTCTATGAAAGGCTTACAAAGCAATCTTGAATTTGGAAATCGCGTTTTTGAACAAATTGAGCAAAATCATCTCCAATCGAGGTCGAAGATTCAACCACAAGAACTTTCGACAATAATTACACCAGGAAATTTTCGTTTGAAAGCTGAAAGTCAGTTTGTTTCAAACCAGAGTTCAGTAAAGTTAAACTGGGATGCTCTACCAAATGTAAAGGAAGGGTACGTTGTCCAGCGGACCACTGATGGGTATTCTTGGACAGTTCCGCCAACGACTTATGGTCAGAGAGTTGAAGTTTTAAATGTCTACCCAGGGACGAGCAACTTCTTAAAGAGGTGGATGGATCAACTCGATCCTAATAGTGGCCAACCAGTTTCAATGGGGTTGATCAATGTTACTCCAGTTTCGATATCAGATTTTAATAGAAATCCTAATTCATATTTAAAAGATTCATTAGGAAACTACAAGTATCACAGTGTGTATTTCGGCTCGGAAGATAGCGGCGGTCAAGATTTAAATTATTCTTCTTATCAAGCAGTAGCAGCTTATGCTGAAACTGGACGCTCTCTTATTTTTGGTCATGATACAATCGCTAGGAGTTTGCACCCATACATGAAACAATTCGCTAGTAAGTTAGGTTTTGTTATTTGGGATGCATTACCTTCAGGAATGACAGTGAGTGGCAGAAATTTAGTAGGAAGTACACAAATTCAAATCACAAAAGATGGTTTTTTAACTCAATATCCTTATCGATTGGATCCTAACGCAACTTATAACATTAAAATGGCTCATACTACGGGGCAATTCTTTGTAAACAATAGCGGTGCGACTCGTTGGATGTCGTTTAAGAATCCATCTTACAATGGAACGATTGTCAATTCTTTGCGTAACAACTATGGGCAAGTTATTGGGGATAACAATCACTATTTGGTGACTAAAGATAACTACGCAATGATTCAAACTGGCCATACGACAGGGGCTTGTACACCAGATGAAGCAAAAGTCATCGCAAACATGATTTACTATATCGGAGCATTAAATACTAATAATTCAGGGGAAGATCATACGGTGTTGGATCAGGCAGCACCTAATTTACCCCAGATTAATCTAACAAATCAAAATTCAAACCAATTAGGATTTGGAGTCAGCACTACTGATAATGCGACTTTTTATCAATACCGAGTAAAAGCTAATACTTCTGCTGGAGTTTCATATTCAGATACGGTTAGAGTCCCGCTTTCTACTGGGATAAAGGGCTATGTTTATTCGTTAGATTCTAATCCAAATGGAACTCCTTCAGTTGTCAAAAATTCTAGTGGTGAAGTAACAAATATTAATTTAAATCCAACGTCTTCTTCAAATCCTTTAGCAACACTGCTAGTTAACCGAAATGGATTAGCAAGTAATTATTTGCATGTTGTAGCAGTTGATGGTGCGAACAATGTTTCTGCTACTAAGACTGTAAAATTAACTGATTATTATCAGTGGTGGGAATATAATTCCGGAACTTTGACAATTTATCCGCATCAGTTAAATTCAAATGTAGATGCAACAATTATTGGTAGTGGGACAGCGACAATCGTCAAGTGGCCTTGGGATCAATATTTAAGCCAAATTAACAATGTAAAAATAAATCCAGGAGTAACTGCAACCGGATCATTGTTCCAATTATTTGCCAGAATGACAGCATTGACTTCTATTCAAGGATTGGCAGGTTTAGATACGAGTTCTGTTATCGATATGAGGGGAATGTTTCAAGATTGCAGTAGTTTGACGACACTTGATCTTTCTGGATTTAACACCGCCAATGTTATTAATTTCTATCGGTTCCTTCGTGGTTGTACAAATCTCACGAATGTTAAATTTGGACCAAATTTTTTAACAAGTAATGTAGTTGATTTTGGTGGCATGTTTGAATTCTGCGGGTCATTAACAAGTCTTGATGTAAGTAAATTTGATACAAGTAACGCAACTCAATTTGAAGCGATGTTTAGTGGCTGTTCCAAATTGACAAAGCTGGAAGTTGACCGTTTTAATACTTCAAAAGCGACTAACATGGATTGGATGTTTCTTAACTGTCATAATTTGACTACCCTAAATATTACGAACTTCAGAACACCCATGTTAACAAGTATGCAATCGACTTTTTCAGAATGTCGGCGTTTGACCACGTTAGATTTAAGTAATTTGAATGTTTCCAAGGTCAACGATTTTTCTTACTTATTTGAAAATAGTTATAGTTTAACTGAACTAGATCTTTCAAATTTTAATATAAAAACCACAGCTGATACCACAAAAATGTTTAATAAAACCAACAGCCTGTGGAAGTTGAAGTTAGGAGCAAATACAAAACTAGGGACGTTGACATTTTTAGGTAATCCAACTCAAGGGACAGTTATTAATGACATTTTTAATCCAACTCCAGTATATTATGCGACAGGAAATACTTGGAGAGAAGTTGCGACGGGGAGTCCTCATCTGCCTAATGGTGCAATTAAGACTGCCGCTCAAATAGCAGGAGAGTCTCAGACAAGATCTGACGATCGAATTTACGTTTGGGATCAAAATGGGATTCAAACGTTAGAGTTTACTCCTGGCAGCATTGATCTTGGAACTTATGCGGGACATTTAAAGAATAAAGAGTACGTTAGTGCGTCTCAAAATTTGAAAATAACTGATAATCGTAATGACCGCAGCGGCAAACAATGGCGCGTGGAGGCAGCAGTGACTAAACCGTTTAAGCATACAACGGATCCGACAAAAGTAATTAGCGGTGATCCGCTTTATCACCACGACGTAAATTCCAACATGAAGATAAATTTGAGTGCAACAGCGCGAACACTTTATAACGGAACAGCAACTAGTGGTTATCAAGAAATCAAAAATTTTCCTTTTCTTATACGTTTCAAGGCAAATCCAAGTGATATTCCTGCAGCTGGAACGTATAAGGCAACAGTAACCTATACATTAGTTAATCCACTACCTTAG
- a CDS encoding BspA family leucine-rich repeat surface protein gives MDQIDPNTGQPVSMNLIKVTSVLLSDFNSNANAYLKDVNGKYKYDGIYFGSEDSNGGWTPGVNDLTAASQPVVAAFANTGRSVLLGHDTVAQVHVSHEYFNRFAPKLGLKFYGDLQTGGGTTSGGLMDWRGSNQVAFTNRGMLTQYPYVLDSTAKYQISPCHTLGQYYMYNDGGVRWMEFSGGTPVVSDITHYAYDSNGQVIGDDNWYLVTKNNYAMIQTGHSNGQCTPDEAKIIANLVYYTSTLNTTTEANDFTAKDITAPNEPTSSRVSEDQNGAKIKIDASDIGTNYYYRVQANTTSGMKYSDTVKVPITSGMKGYVYSIDDNPSGTVTATKDPVTGDVNNINLTTTSDTDSSNTINLTRSAHAGKYLHIVSVDKANNVSAVKTISLAEYLWWNVDSSDVLTIYPHELNSSADSNPFPNPNNPYYRDWPWYPYRDHITKAVLKPGVTARGGLSVLFQWQPLLTTIEGLERLDTSEVTNMYGMFWECKSLTNLNVTNFDTSSVTNMNSMFSGCRSLTDIDVTHFNTSNVYSMQGMFENCSSLTSLDITNFDTSKVEYMFGVFSGCSSLTSLDLTHFNTSSAKYMGSLFSDCTSLRSLDLTGFDTSKAEEMYYMFDGCEQLTDVDVTSFDTSSVTNMMYMFRGCKSLTSLDLSSFDLTNVTNTSDGYGRINHGYHEMLKDTDKLWKLTLGPNTKFPDVTVDGLEVSVKLKDPTPGKPINDLAKPVPPNSQYFATDAQWREASTDDFLHEPDGEAKTADEIMSESATANRKRTYVWDQRGRVLLEAPTAIDFGTHRGSVRSHNYKSEDHKFKVTDNRNSRKNKKWRIEAAMTKPLTKGTKRITGNPLHHKNGSGVETNLTPVAVQLAEKVIPGVIYEDTWEEPWNMLFKTTANEIPEAGSYSGEVTYTLLDSTP, from the coding sequence ATGGATCAAATTGATCCCAACACTGGTCAGCCAGTTTCGATGAATTTAATCAAGGTTACCTCAGTGTTGTTAAGTGACTTTAACAGCAATGCAAATGCTTATTTAAAAGATGTAAATGGCAAGTATAAATACGACGGAATTTATTTTGGTTCGGAAGATTCTAATGGGGGCTGGACTCCCGGGGTTAATGACTTAACTGCAGCTTCTCAGCCGGTAGTAGCAGCATTTGCCAATACAGGTCGTTCAGTTCTATTGGGACACGATACAGTAGCCCAAGTTCATGTATCTCATGAATATTTCAATCGCTTTGCCCCTAAACTGGGACTTAAGTTTTATGGGGATTTACAGACGGGCGGAGGAACAACAAGTGGCGGTCTCATGGATTGGCGAGGTTCTAATCAAGTAGCATTTACGAACAGAGGAATGTTAACTCAGTATCCCTATGTCCTAGATTCAACAGCGAAATACCAAATTTCACCTTGCCACACTTTGGGACAATATTATATGTACAATGATGGTGGAGTTCGTTGGATGGAGTTCTCAGGTGGAACACCTGTTGTTTCTGACATCACTCATTATGCTTATGATAGCAACGGACAGGTTATTGGAGATGATAATTGGTATTTGGTGACGAAAAACAATTATGCGATGATTCAAACGGGACATTCGAATGGTCAATGTACCCCTGATGAAGCAAAGATTATTGCCAATTTGGTTTACTATACAAGTACCTTAAACACAACGACAGAAGCTAATGATTTTACAGCTAAAGACATAACTGCACCAAACGAACCGACTTCATCTCGTGTGTCAGAAGATCAGAACGGCGCGAAGATTAAAATTGACGCCTCCGATATTGGTACAAACTATTATTACCGAGTTCAAGCCAACACAACAAGTGGCATGAAGTACTCCGACACGGTAAAAGTTCCGATAACAAGCGGCATGAAAGGGTACGTCTATTCAATTGATGACAATCCAAGCGGGACCGTCACAGCGACTAAAGATCCCGTGACAGGAGACGTCAATAATATCAACTTAACGACGACCTCAGATACAGATAGTTCAAATACGATCAATCTGACCCGTAGTGCTCACGCTGGGAAGTATCTTCATATCGTATCTGTTGATAAGGCAAACAATGTGTCGGCCGTGAAGACAATTAGTTTGGCTGAATATTTGTGGTGGAACGTTGATAGCAGTGATGTCTTGACGATTTATCCGCATGAGTTGAATTCTAGTGCCGATTCGAACCCTTTTCCAAATCCTAACAATCCTTATTATCGAGATTGGCCGTGGTATCCTTACCGAGATCATATAACCAAAGCGGTGCTTAAGCCAGGAGTAACAGCAAGGGGAGGGTTATCAGTTTTGTTTCAATGGCAGCCATTACTGACGACCATTGAAGGATTAGAAAGACTAGATACTAGTGAAGTCACTAATATGTATGGAATGTTTTGGGAATGTAAATCGTTAACAAACCTTAATGTGACTAATTTTGATACGAGCTCAGTTACAAATATGAATTCGATGTTTAGTGGATGTAGATCTTTAACAGATATAGATGTCACTCATTTTAATACTAGTAATGTCTATAGTATGCAAGGAATGTTTGAAAATTGTAGTTCATTAACGAGTCTTGATATTACAAACTTTGACACGAGTAAAGTGGAGTATATGTTTGGGGTGTTTAGTGGTTGTAGTTCATTAACAAGTCTCGATCTCACGCACTTTAATACCAGTAGCGCAAAATATATGGGTTCTTTGTTTAGCGATTGCACATCGTTAAGAAGTCTTGATTTAACAGGATTTGATACCAGCAAAGCAGAAGAGATGTATTATATGTTTGATGGTTGCGAACAATTAACAGATGTAGATGTCACGAGTTTTGATACTAGTTCGGTTACTAATATGATGTATATGTTTAGGGGCTGCAAATCCTTAACAAGCCTTGATTTAAGTAGTTTTGATCTGACTAATGTAACTAACACTTCAGATGGCTATGGTCGTATTAATCATGGTTACCATGAAATGTTAAAAGATACCGACAAGCTTTGGAAGTTGACACTTGGACCAAACACCAAATTTCCTGATGTGACTGTTGATGGACTTGAAGTCTCGGTAAAATTGAAAGATCCAACGCCAGGGAAACCAATTAACGATCTCGCTAAACCGGTACCGCCTAATTCGCAATACTTCGCAACTGATGCTCAGTGGCGTGAAGCAAGTACAGATGATTTTCTTCATGAGCCAGACGGAGAGGCGAAGACGGCAGACGAGATTATGAGTGAATCGGCTACAGCTAATCGCAAGCGGACGTACGTTTGGGATCAGCGTGGACGCGTGTTGTTAGAAGCGCCGACTGCGATTGATTTTGGGACTCATCGGGGATCAGTGCGAAGTCACAACTACAAAAGTGAAGATCACAAGTTTAAGGTTACTGACAACCGCAACTCTCGTAAGAATAAGAAGTGGCGAATAGAAGCTGCAATGACGAAACCTCTGACTAAAGGGACTAAACGAATTACGGGCAATCCTTTGCACCATAAGAACGGTTCGGGAGTGGAAACTAATTTGACACCAGTAGCGGTGCAACTAGCTGAGAAGGTAATTCCAGGCGTCATTTATGAAGATACCTGGGAAGAACCGTGGAATATGCTTTTCAAAACGACAGCGAATGAGATTCCCGAGGCAGGCAGTTACAGTGGCGAGGTGACTTACACATTGCTTGATTCGACGCCTTAA
- a CDS encoding AEC family transporter, producing the protein MNLAKVLQKTFTNMDIISAISSTLFIILLGFILRKRGIFDNKFGKIMTKVVLSVSLPALAFNSFMVPIDEKTLQHGINVLIFGILIYIILIFVTPLLYLHYDRDKKTVLSVLTTFGSTTFFGIPIVAAIYGPKGTMYASIFNIGYRIFLYSYAYIVMSGLKMDKKNVKQMFLNPVVIATFLGLILWIIQPSMPKVSGISPTTKAAVEVAFYRIDVTAPWLYKPLTYLASLSSPLAWLAIGATLGEISIKDAASNKTAWYYTFMKTLVVPLITFVLLFVLKITNLMPVDLTAVATMIIMMATPTAAVVSSYAIGFDREAVMTSNASFLSTIGSVVMIPIWIVVISVVGAAGIF; encoded by the coding sequence ATGAATTTAGCGAAAGTTTTACAAAAAACTTTCACCAACATGGACATTATTAGTGCGATTTCTTCGACTCTTTTCATTATCCTGTTGGGGTTTATCCTAAGAAAAAGGGGGATTTTCGATAATAAATTCGGCAAGATCATGACTAAAGTTGTTTTATCCGTTTCTTTACCAGCACTTGCCTTTAACTCATTTATGGTCCCCATCGATGAGAAAACTTTGCAGCACGGAATCAATGTCTTAATTTTCGGGATTTTGATTTACATCATTTTAATTTTTGTAACTCCGTTACTGTATCTTCATTATGACCGCGACAAAAAAACGGTTCTTAGTGTTTTGACGACATTTGGCTCAACCACTTTCTTTGGAATTCCAATTGTTGCGGCCATTTACGGACCTAAAGGGACGATGTATGCCTCAATATTCAATATCGGATATCGGATATTTCTGTATTCGTACGCTTATATTGTGATGAGCGGTCTCAAAATGGACAAGAAAAACGTCAAGCAGATGTTTCTCAATCCAGTTGTGATTGCCACTTTCTTGGGCTTGATTTTGTGGATCATCCAACCTTCAATGCCTAAAGTATCTGGAATTAGCCCGACTACTAAGGCAGCCGTCGAAGTGGCTTTCTACCGCATTGATGTCACCGCTCCATGGCTTTATAAACCTTTGACCTATTTAGCGAGTCTCTCTTCACCATTAGCATGGCTGGCAATCGGTGCAACCTTAGGTGAAATCAGTATCAAAGATGCTGCCAGCAACAAAACTGCTTGGTATTATACTTTTATGAAAACTTTAGTAGTTCCTTTGATTACTTTTGTTTTATTATTTGTCCTCAAAATAACTAATCTAATGCCAGTTGACCTAACAGCTGTTGCAACAATGATTATTATGATGGCTACCCCAACTGCTGCGGTTGTTTCATCTTATGCAATCGGGTTCGATCGTGAAGCAGTAATGACCTCAAACGCATCGTTCCTTTCAACAATCGGGTCGGTAGTCATGATTCCAATTTGGATCGTCGTAATTAGCGTCGTTGGTGCCGCCGGGATATTTTAA
- a CDS encoding NAD(P)-dependent oxidoreductase, which yields MTFKIVAYGVRENEKPYFVKLNKYNYELKLLPELLNHENIETAKGMDAVLLRANCIADAENLNLMKKWGIKYVFTRTVGYNHIDLAAAKANQQLVARVPSYSPHAVADLAFTLGLTLARHVSLASFNSYQKDFQVKPEEFSREIRDLTIGIVGTGRIGVVEANNYKTLGAKVLGYDVYQSDAAKEVVQFVEQGELFSQADIVSLHVPYFPGKNDRFINAELIAKMKPDAILVNTARAEIVDVDAVVSALKNQKIGGFATDVIDHEQDYLGQKVDEIKDPTLRELTALYPRVIITPHIGSYTVEALKDMISISYDNFNEVLQSGTSQNLVIE from the coding sequence ATGACTTTTAAAATTGTCGCTTATGGGGTGCGAGAAAATGAAAAACCCTATTTTGTAAAACTCAATAAATATAATTATGAGCTGAAGCTTTTGCCCGAATTATTAAATCACGAAAACATTGAAACTGCGAAGGGAATGGATGCTGTGTTATTGCGGGCAAACTGTATTGCCGATGCCGAAAATTTAAATTTAATGAAGAAATGGGGCATTAAGTACGTTTTCACAAGAACTGTTGGCTACAATCACATTGATCTAGCTGCCGCCAAAGCTAACCAGCAATTAGTAGCGCGTGTTCCGTCCTATTCACCTCATGCCGTCGCTGATTTGGCCTTTACCCTTGGCCTGACTTTAGCGCGACATGTAAGTTTGGCAAGCTTCAATAGTTATCAAAAAGATTTTCAGGTTAAGCCAGAAGAATTCAGTCGCGAAATTCGCGATCTGACTATCGGGATTGTGGGGACTGGTCGAATTGGAGTTGTCGAAGCAAATAATTACAAAACTTTAGGTGCTAAGGTTTTAGGTTACGATGTTTATCAATCTGATGCTGCCAAAGAAGTGGTTCAGTTTGTTGAACAAGGCGAATTATTCAGCCAAGCTGACATCGTCTCCTTGCATGTTCCTTACTTTCCGGGAAAGAATGATCGCTTCATTAATGCTGAATTAATTGCCAAAATGAAGCCAGATGCAATCTTGGTCAACACTGCTCGAGCAGAGATTGTTGATGTCGATGCTGTTGTTTCGGCTTTGAAAAATCAGAAAATTGGTGGTTTTGCCACAGACGTCATTGATCACGAACAGGATTATCTCGGTCAAAAAGTTGACGAGATTAAAGATCCGACCTTAAGAGAGCTCACGGCCTTGTATCCGCGCGTAATTATCACTCCTCACATCGGATCTTACACCGTTGAAGCGTTAAAAGACATGATTAGCATTAGCTATGATAATTTTAATGAAGTACTTCAAAGCGGAACTAGCCAAAACCTAGTTATTGAATAA